In Phlebotomus papatasi isolate M1 chromosome 1, Ppap_2.1, whole genome shotgun sequence, the following proteins share a genomic window:
- the LOC129799707 gene encoding uncharacterized protein LOC129799707 produces MDFEKILEKYFDRMEMLKLHYKICLNKENHQEDCKKLAAVTAEVKELLVKCKTFAEDFPKLRDEYLILSDKTHRQRMLMLRLIEILKEFPKKPQPQINQKPQYLNPFTPPNRILKEVNTPESSSFRLYRLRSSGRKTPSSVMRSGSLNHKSLGQLHFPEFDFTITQGIFESVPKHMCGRINIDDIQNFLDTVINKCFVFKYRVLSRERNSIPLKDRHLYDLFLEQEKEFPNRLFITQGDITRCIGQMIDKRTNSRIQILRHIKVLQEVRKKTTIYYLWLPLNPLDN; encoded by the coding sequence ATGGACTTCGAAAAAATCCTTGAGAAGTACTTTGATAGAATGGAAATGCTGAAATTGCACTACAAAATCTGCCTGAACAAAGAGAATCACCAAGAAGACTGTAAGAAACTTGCCGCAGTTACTGCCGAAGTGAAAGAACTCCTAGTAAAGTGCAAAACATTCGCTGAAGATTTTCCAAAACTACGAGATGAATATCTGATTCTATCAGACAAGACACATCGTCAGAGGATGCTGATGCTAAGGCTAATTGAAATACTGAAAGAGTTTCCCAAGAAACCACAGCCACAAATCAATCAGAAGCCTCAGTATCTCAACCCATTTACTCCTCCAAATCGCATCCTGAAGGAGGTCAATACGCCAGAATCATCGAGCTTCCGGCTTTATCGACTACGTTCAAGCGGTAGGAAGACACCATCTTCAGTCATGAGATCAGGCTCCCTCAACCACAAGTCTTTGGGCCAGCTACACTTCCCGGAATTTGACTTTACCATCACTCAGGGCATTTTCGAGAGCGTTCCAAAGCACATGTGTGGACGTATCAATATCGATGATATACAGAACTTCCTGGACACTGTCATCAACAAGTGCTTCGTATTCAAATATAGAGTCCTGTCCCGCGAGAGGAACTCTATTCCACTCAAAGATCGCCATCTGTATGATTTGTTCCTGGAGCAAGAGAAGGAATTCCCCAACAGGCTCTTCATCACTCAAGGAGACATCACGCGCTGCATTGGCCAGATGATTGACAAACGTACCAACAGCCGCATTCAGATCCTAAGGCACATTAAGGTGCTCCAAGAGGTCAGGAAGAAGACCACAATCTACTACTTGTGGCTTCCTCTGAATCCTCTTGACAATTGA